The region CCGTAATAAGCGGGCCGGATAGAGGAGATTGAAGATGAGCGCACTCGATGGAAAGGTAGCTGTAATCACGGGAGGAAACAGTGGGATCGGTCTTGCGACCGCCCAGCGCTTCGTGGAAGAGGGAGCCTACGTCTTCATCACGGCTCGTCGGCAAACGGAGTTGGATAAGGCGGTGGCGCTTATCGGCAAGAACGTGACGGCTATCGCAGCAGATGTTACGAGCCTCGATGACCTCGATCGTATTGCAACCACGGTGAAGACCCAGAAAGGCAAAGTTGACATCATCGTCTCCAGTGCTGGAATAACCGAGCAGGGAGAAATCGATTCGCTTACACCGGAACATTTTGACAAGGTCTTCAACTTGAATGGGAGAGCTCCCGTTTTCCTGGTACAGAAGTTATTGCCCTTAATGAAGGGTAACGGCTCGATCATCTTGGTGTCCTCGGCCATGCACCTGATGGGAATTCCTGGCCACACCGCCTACGCTGCGACCAAGGCGGCAATGCGCTCGTATGCCCGGACTTGGGCGGCAGAATTCAAAGACCGGGGCATTCGGGTGAACACGTTGAGCCCCGGCGTCACTGACACGCCGATGCTCTCCGATCAGGCGGCGGGACTGGGGGACTATGACGCTGTGGTCAACATGTACAAGAGCATGGTGCCACTTGGGCGACTTGCACGAGCCCAGGAGATCGCAAACGCCGCAGTCTTCCTAGGATCCGAACAAAGTTCCTATTTGACTGGCTCCGATCTGATGGCGGACGGCGGAATAGGCCAAGTCTAGGCAAGGTTGTTTTCAAAGAGCCGCTCTCAAAGGGAGCGGCTCGCGGTTACGGAAACTTGATAGAGTAACAACCCAAATTGGAGAACGCATGAATCGATTCGAAGGAAAAGTGGTCATTGTCACGGGAGCCGGTTCCGGTATTGGCGCTGGCACAGCGCGTCGCTTTCTACAAGAAGGTGCCTCCGTGGCGCTCAACGGAAGGCGCGAACACAAGCTACGCGAGACTCTGGAGGGATTCGACCAGGCCAAGACGCTTGTCCATGCTGGAGATGTCTCGGATGAAGGCTACGTAAAGTCGCTTATAGCGGATACGGTCCGTAGGTTTGGGAAACTCGATGTATTGATCAACAA is a window of Granulicella tundricola MP5ACTX9 DNA encoding:
- a CDS encoding SDR family NAD(P)-dependent oxidoreductase, giving the protein MSALDGKVAVITGGNSGIGLATAQRFVEEGAYVFITARRQTELDKAVALIGKNVTAIAADVTSLDDLDRIATTVKTQKGKVDIIVSSAGITEQGEIDSLTPEHFDKVFNLNGRAPVFLVQKLLPLMKGNGSIILVSSAMHLMGIPGHTAYAATKAAMRSYARTWAAEFKDRGIRVNTLSPGVTDTPMLSDQAAGLGDYDAVVNMYKSMVPLGRLARAQEIANAAVFLGSEQSSYLTGSDLMADGGIGQV